The Salvia miltiorrhiza cultivar Shanhuang (shh) chromosome 2, IMPLAD_Smil_shh, whole genome shotgun sequence DNA window ttttttttaaaaaaaaattattttctacgtGTAAAAAATAtgcttaggtgtcaattccgAGTGCCACCGTGTCAACTCCGGCTGCCACCGTTTCATTTCCGGCGCCGACGTAAGAAAAAACAGGTCACTgaacaaatttgagacaaaaacaaaaGGTTATAGATTTAGAAGTCGATTTTTCAAATTGGGAGCAAAAACTAATTTCGGaaaaacgttatggatttacaggcaattaacccaataatttataatttaagtAGATAATATGCACTCATATAGCCATATTGGAGattgaaactcaatatttggcccTCTATCTTACAAACAAAAATTTGGatcattttttacaatttcacATTGTATTGCCTTTAATTTGGGCGGACCGAATCAGGTTGGGCGCGAGTTCGGGTGATAATTTTggcactaatgttataatttgtgccaaaagtaccaaactACTTAGAACAAAAAAATACCAAGTAATTTGTTACTTTTgacattaatattattatttgtgttaaaagtatcaaattacttgatttttttttctgttggtaCTTTCGTTATttgtgtcaaaagtaccaaattattattattattattttttgttggtacttttgacactaatatAGTAATATTCTCATTTGTTCTAAGTAattttggcacaaattataacTTTAGTGCcaaaaagtaccaaattacttagtatttttttttgcttcatgttggtacttttggcacaaataataacattagtgtcaaaagtaccatCCGAACCCGTGCGCCCAACCCAATCCGTTCCGCCCAAATTATGGGCAACACAGTTCGAAATTGCAATGGTCAaagtttcattgctcaatatggcTATATGAAAAGTTGGCTCATTTaagtaattataatattttcctTAAAAATAAAAGCCTTATTTTAAAcatcttttaatttctttttttcccctaattttattatattaattttaaaattatatacatCTCTTTTTTTAACATACAAAATTATTAATAGGGAATTATGTAATTATTATggaataatatcatattatacTATAGTTTATTTTAAGAAACATTGAATCTTACATATTtggattttttatttagttatatatatgtttattttattttttatctataaCTTTTACCGAACTAGTATCGctatcccgtgcaatgcacgagaattattataattacataaaatagtaaaaaaataattaacattaaattataggaattattataattacataaatagtaaaaaaataattaacattaaattatataccatatataattaattatgaacAATTCATTTTTTGCTACTCCAATTgatatcatattttttttctatggataaaagaaattaaaatttaaaataaaattggaataaagttaattaaataaaaatcaaaataaaaaaatacaaaataaaaattaaccaAAACATAAAAGATAATATCCAAAACTAATAAGagtgataaaaaaattattttgagtctTTTGACTTctataacatttttattttaaacctATCTTtaacataatatatattaaattaaagctcttatcataatctttaatttgatatttattttaaatattttatcatgAGTCAAATTATACAATGTTTAGAAAGTAGAgaaaagatataaaaaaaagaaatagaaaaatagtaaaaaagtGTAGTGGAAAGAAAAAGGAGTGGAACGAAAGCATGCTTGCTAAAAAATAGGaaatttgtttttaaaatttggcGGGAAAAAGTAGCTGTTAAACTgcctttttatatattatattgatatcatacgGAGGGTTACTCTTTGTATGAAATTGCAATCAACAAATTGTTAATCTACTTTGTTAAAtgagaataaaattaatttgaaaatagagTAATAGtatgaatgaaatgaaataaacatAGAATTGGAGGTCTTCCATTCGGCCGTCCGTATCACAAAGAAGAATTTGTATAGAATTTTTGTGGTTGGTAGATAGGAAATGAACGAAGTTAAAATGAATGGAATCAACGGaataatcattttattattattaggtaGAGCTGACAAAATTAACCCGgctcgatgggctagcccgGCCCGCCCGTATTTAAGGTTAGGCTGGGCTTTATAAAATAGAGGCTCGAAAAAACTTGGGCCTAAAAAACCCGTTGGGCTGACCTGGCTTTGGGGCTAAAAAGCTCggggttttcgggctaaaaagcccGTCCGGTcattctttttctattttttattttttaacttttagatatattaattaacttaaattattcattttacGATTTAtcacttatttttcaaatagaAGATGAAGACTGGAAAGGGCGAGAAAATTTATTTAAGCTCAAAATTTGCAGTAAGCAAATAAACTTGATCAAATACTAATATCAAAAGCTTCTGGATGTAATTGCACGCTTctcaattatatatattcatCATATGGGGATTATGCATGATTGCCTTGAACTTTGAGCACTGGATGATGACCATAAAGAAAGTAAATAGTTGAAGTTTTCTGGCATCctaaattgaaaaagaaaaaaaaaatgaacattaGACACTACTCATATTGGAAATAACATAAATACCGATAAGATGTAGAAAATTAACAGGTGCAGCTACAAGTTAAATTTAGACCGAAATCAtactagtaaaaaaaatattggacgGGTTTGGCCTGACCGCCCGATAGCCCGAATGAGGCTGGGCTGGTTTTGTAAATTGGCAGCCCGATCAAATTTGGGTTGGGCTCGGTCAGTTTCATAAGCTCGTTGGGTCGGGCCGGGCTAGCCCAACCCGCCCATTTTGCCAGCTCTATTATTAGGGTTAATGGCCTGTAAAACCACGAACTTTGAGCGAATTCTGGTTTTAACCTCTAACAAAAGATTCTGTCTGTAAAACCACGAACTTTGAAATCTTTCTGATTTTGACTACTGGATAAATTTTCGGCGACTTATGTgatattttaatcaatttccttTAGTCATTTTCCCTAAAATCTTTTAATCAATGACCACGTCATTTCTGTGTCATTGTTGATTAAGCCATGCTGGATTTCAGGCTGCCAACTCAGCCTATTTTTGATCGAAAATTTATCTTGTAGTCAAAATCAGAAATATTTCAAAGTTCGTGGTTTTACAGGCAGAATCTTTtgttagggtgcgttctctttggttgtaaatttatcatgggaaaatgaaagataaacaaaatttcaccctttaaattcttcatttcttttcccacattttctacttgaccctgactcattcctcatttacactacaaaggagggataatattatccctccaaaaatggtgtgataatattatccctcatttgtagtgtaaatgaggaatgagtaaaggtcaagtaggaaatgtggaaaaagaaaggaatgatttaaagggtgaaattttgtttatccttccttttcctaagataaatttacaaccaaagagaacgcagccTTAGAGGTTAAAACCAGAATTTACTCAAAGTTTGTGGTTTTACAGGTCattaacccttattattattattattgttgttgttgttgtagaaGATTAAATTTatcacaataaataaataaataaataaataagagaaatTTTACTAACAAAGAAAGAAAgtagtaaaatttaattttgggtGATTAGAAGATTGCCTAATTTCATACTTGCGAGAATGAACATTCCTTTGAGCACGAGAGGGAGTAGCACTTTAttgaattgaaaattgaaacaGAACCGTCATTTCATTCTTATTCTATTATCCCATCctattttcatttcaaatttcaCCATCCTTTCCTTTCTGGATAATTGATCGAagattcatttttttcttatctcTTGTAAAACCATGAAAAAATATCTTCCTTTttttaacacacacacacacacatatatatatatatattctaaactCCAccttctcactctctctccccTTATCGCTTCGGCTCCCTTCACCAGTTTcttcagagagagagaaagagaaagagaaagatgaGTTCCTCAATCTTCACACCTGCATCTAAAACAGTCTTGAAAAAGAACCAAAATCCTGTGGTGCAGATTGGCTCTCCTCTTCAGCGCCGAGCTTCTTGCAAACTTAGAAGAGCTTCTTCTGCAACGGCTTTGCTTTCCACAACCAAAGAGACGATCTTGAAGGATTTTCATCAACGAAGAGCCCTCAAAGTTAATATCCAATCCTAACCAAATTTAATTCTtatctttctttttcaataatGTGATGATATATAGTGTGGCATTACCTCTAGTTTGTGcaggaaaggaaaaaaaataataaattatttatttaatttaaagatTATAACTTTAACACGAGTCTTCCTCTTTATTTGCAGATTATCTCAGGATTGCAAAATTTTGACAGGGATAATGTGGCTGCTGTTGTTACTGCTGCAGATAAGGTCTTGATTATTTAGTGGCATTTGTTATTCCGTTTATATATTAGTACAAATCAAGTTTTTATGGGACAAAATTGGATTTAGGCAGAAATCAATTTTGATTCTTGTTAGGGAGGTGCAACTCATGTAGATATTGCCTGTGACGTGGACTTGGTGAGACTTGCAACGCGCTTGACTGCCCTTCCGGTAAGATTTATCCATTTTCTCGCTaacttcaaataaataaataaatcaaactttgatttttatgtattttatgtcaataataattttccaagtattaaaagtttaaaactaaaataaatagaataatATTCATGTATGCTAAACATGAGCGGTTCTTTTATGTTTCAAATATCTGTAACTGTATTTCTTCATAATAACTCAGCTGTAAGATTTTTGTAGTTTTTGAGGTTAGTTGATGAGTATGACACTCCTAAATACAGTTATCTATCTTATTTCATTTGCAATATTTCACATTTTAGATTGAACTATTGCAATTTAGCTATGGACATAGTCTAAATTCCTAGTTTATATTAGATAGAAATGCTTGAATTTTGTTTATACTCGTAATATAGTGAAGCAGTCTTATTTATTGTATGTGTTGCAGGTGTGTGTTTCTTCTGTTGATCCATCAGCATTTCCTGCCGCAGTTGAAGCAGGAGCCTTAATGGTTGGACTACTAACTCCCTCTCCTATTATTAGTGTGTAATCCAATTGAGTTGAGTTGCTCCTCataaattcatcattttcttttaacaaataaagttaattatatttttaatatacttttctttttactaattaaagtataataagaatttgattttatattttaattttttaacaagTCTATTAGTGCACTGAAGGTCGACTCATGTAGTTTACTAGAAGAGCTGGAATGAATTTGTATAAAGTCAAAATATGAATAACTTGAGTCATTTACAGTAATTTAAAAAAAGGAGTTATTTTCAGGTTGAGATTGGAAACTATGACTCATTTTACGAAATGGGCGCGTTTTTCTCAGCGGAGCAGGTATCTATTTCTCTTCTTCCCTCATATCATATCCTTACAAACATGAAACGCGCGTACATTTTGCACACCAAGTGTTTGTTTGAATTTGCAGATTCTTAATTTGACAAAGGAAACTAAGAGGCTGCTTCCATGGGTTGTACTTTCAGTTACCGTACCACATACACTAAGCCTTCCTGATCAGGTCTTAATTTACTATCCCGCTTTTTGCTTTCGTATTTCTGTTTCTCTACTTTGTTTTTACCTTCTAATTTTGTTTTGAGTTCATTGTCAATTAacccattttttaaatttagcaGTCATaattagggatggcagtggatcttggacccggtccagatccgtggatccagatccgtacggatctggatctcaattttttggacccgacggatctggatctggatctggatcttagttttgaaaacggatctggatctggatcttgaaattttagatccggatccggcccaaatccgacccgtggatccgttttattttatatttaatatttagtttactaataatattaactaaattaaaaataataaataaattatattcaaaagaataaaacccaaaagtaattagataaaaatattttgtgttatatttttcatgatggaaattagatgttgttgattttgtgaatttttttaaaattaatttaaaaatagtagatccatggatctggacccgtggacccgcggatctgacggatctggatctagaatccaaaattttcagatccacggatctggatctggatctggatctaatatatgaaaacggatctggatctggtattggtcagacccggtccagatccggcccgttgccatccctagtcaTAATCGTTCAAATTGTTGCAAAATTAACGCCTTTAATTGTTTTCGGTCATCGAAAAGTTGGTGTTTTTattaattcgaattttaaattgtttttatcatttcatttttattgaCAACATATACTCCATGTGCTCCATTTTGATAGTCTCATTCTCATATTCTTTTTTGAGACCCAAGATAGAGCCCAAtttcttaaattaaaattttcatttactaaaacaaaccgcatataaatatataaagcTTGTGAAGATAATATGCAAAACAATGAATAAGGACAAAATAAAACTATTACTACTATAAATTACGTTCTCAAAAGAGCATTAATTGTAATTGTAATGTTTTAATATGTACGAAAAAAGCAATTTGGACTATGAAAACGTGGGATAACGGAGGCTAAGTGTAATTAGAGTTAATTGTACAAATTTTATTGGGATAAAAGTGGGATACGAAAATATTGAGAGAGAAGATGAGGATGGTGGTTTTACAGGTGAGGCTGGCTGAGCAATTGGAGGTAGAAGGAGCTGATATCATCCAAACTGAAGGAGGAAAATGCTCTACTCCTTCCAAAGCTGGTGTTCTTGGCCTAATCCAAAAGGTACCCAATTCCTATAATTTACAGCAAAACTCATAACTTATGTTTAAAATGAGTGGCGTGAATTGTAGGCTACGCCAACACTTGCCGCGGCCTACTCCATCTCTCGTGCAGTTCGAATCCCAGTTATGTCTGCTTCCGGACTAACTTCTGTTACCGCACCCATGGCCATTGCCGCTGGAGCTTCTGGCGTGGTACGTACTTGAAAATACTAatcaacttattttttggaaTGCCTTTCGTTTCAGTCATAAGTCATGATTGATAGAATAATTCACCTTATCGAGTGTTtgatttgcatgattgataatcCGACCCGGATGTAATCATCTAATTGAATGATTATTAATCTAATCTATCCCATCTATCAAACCAAACGCCCCTATATGGATCGAGTATCATAGTGGATTCagagggtgtttgactaagcttattttaaagagtttataagatgtagtttcttaagatcttataagttgtgaaaatgtttggataatttaacttataagctcgaaaaagaatttttagttagagagagcaaatttttattagaaaaagaaaatcaaaaggagataaaattagaatgatatataatgaaaataaaaaattttagctgagttatttttgtgaaatgggtgttgcttataagaaaatgaaaaaataagttgaggtAAAGAAACTTATTTAcctcaacttattttttggagagcTTATAAGGTCAACTTAAGGaactcttctttctttctttttttgactTGAGGGAGTTGAAGAGGGGGAGCAGTAGGATTTGAACCCGTGACCTCActaagaaattaataaaaataggatGAGTGTGGTTATATGTATGGTTGTTTGGTAAAATTTGCATTTATGTGTTTGACATAGGGTGTTGGATCGGCGATCAACaagctaaacgacgtcgttgCTATGATCGCGGAGGTGAAAAGTATCGCGGAGTCGTTGGATGGGGATTTATCAAGGAGGGAAGGACATGTGTTTGATGCGAGCAGTTTTGAGGCTTTAAGCACAAACAAGTTTTGACGGAAAAAACTATCTTCTTTATAATACAACCAGTTTTCATGATTATTTAATGTTTTAAGGTTCATATGATTTGTAAACCTATTCATAATTAGTCATATGTTTCGAATTTATTCTAGGCCGATCTGTTTGATAGAGTTGTAGACTTTATTAGTTTTGTGGCCCTTCTCCACCCACTTTTTTGCTTTACTCTATTATTTTaactacaattaattattatcacATTTAAtgcaaaattaatatttattctaGCAACTTGTGTGtgcaaataatcaattattgtcgagactttaattatcattaaatTAAGTGAATTAAGTCGAAATTTTATGAGAGTGCTagtaataaatgcaaaatatattgATCCATTCAGTTGTTATTTAGACAGTTTCGATCATTATTCTTGTATGCGTACAATATATTTAGATTTACAGAATATGATGAGAGATTTCAAACACAATCTTTCAATTAAATAGTAGTGTTATTATTCCGCCAACTATATCATTTTATGAGGATCGAAGCATATGCTACTTAATGTTGAATGCATTTTCATGtatcaaaatcaaattttaattatttatttacttacttaTTTATGTGTGTATATTATATAGGCAAGTAAAAGTTGAGATACGTGGATTTAGGTATGACTAActcatttaataatttaatcaatattagCATTTATCTCATATATCTGTATATGGTCAGAGTTAGTTGAGTTAGATAGACATATCTCATAAGAgctgggctaaaataaaaacacctgttaaaatataaaatatgagttattttcaacccttaaatcatcaagatctacagttaaTTCaccaccttgttggatgaattcataatctcgagttcgaatctcataaatagcaaacaatttatttttcacaattcatacatttacaaagcgaattcatacgtgtctacacagaattcatacattttaggtagttcttattttatttgttaagaagtgtttatacagTAGCTCTCCCCTATCTCATAATTcctataaagataaaaataaagttttaatcatattttgtattcttaatttttaacgattttaaaaaaattatagtataaaatttgATGATGAAATAATGATCGGTTAATTTGTCGGATTCTTATGTGGAACATCATTTTATTTGACGagattgaaaaagaaaaaaaaatcatctaagaATTCTAAAAATATGGCGAAATAACTTATGATTCTATGAGCAAATTTTGtataatgaaatattttttgataaatcttaaaaattgatttagaatttttaaataaaaatgaaagttTGAAATATTTTCTAAAACATTTGGGatacaaaatataatttactttaaaataaatgcataatttttttgaaGGCCGTGTCAAAAATACAGCACATATAATGCCTATCAAATAGGTCTAATCGATAGTTAGATTGTAAGTTTTAATCATGTAATAGATCCATCTTGTCCACGTACATTTATTTAAtgtgatttatattttaaggaGAGAAGTAGCAAATAGTTCCCATTTTATAATTCTTTAACATATTTATCACTCTATCTTTTGATTTTGAGTTGTTAGTCTCTCAACTCATAAGAAGTGTAAAATTTTCCATGGACATTTAACTccgttcaatatttttttattttttttattttctatttctcAAGTGGATATAAACTGTCAATTAAGAAATAAGAAGATATGCATAATATAAAATTCCTAATTCTTAAAGTTTCAATTGAGGGATTATATTCATCCAGTTATATaagcaaaatattttataactcaTGATTGAATTTACAAAATAACATATTTGAATCTTAGAAATATCAACTGCTCAAATTAttaacatccatattaatcAAATGCACgtagaaataaattttaaaaaaatcattaaaaataccAAGTAAAGATAAATAGAGTGAAATCTGATGAGTTCGTTTACGGGTGGTTATTTGAATGGATTAAGAAAGTTCACCTGTTGCGTACGAAGTGAGAATTTAGAGAATAACCAATGAGAAAAGGAATGTTGTTGTATTCAAAATCACCTTTCTTTACATTATGAGGCATCTGCTCTATTTATAGGGATATAAAAAGGGGTATAGAAGTAAATTTGGGGTCGCAGCCCTGACCTAAACTAAGTTAGAAGAGATCTTAAGTATGCTCGAAGACAGCCCCACCTTGCACTTTTCGTTCCTCGTAGTCAACATTGCTCTTCAGCCCAGTCGATGCCAGCCCTGCCAATTTGGTTTCAGCCCATCCCATATCGCAGCGCTGTACCATGCCAGCGTAGAATTATCCTGGTCACGTTCCCACAAGTCTCACTCTACGGCCTTCTCGCGAAACCCTCGAGTCGGCTTCTCCCTACTGTTCGAAGGTCAGCGCTGGAATCTTCTGTGCTGGGATAACGCACATTTTGCTCCACATCAAAATCCActtgaaatttttgaaatatatatatatatatattggacgAAGTTAAATGTCCGTCAAGAATAGAAAAAATTTACTCGTTATGAAATATTTAGAAATTAactaacaattcaaaatcaaaaaatgATCAGACAAATATGTTAGCGAATTTCATGATAAGAACTATTTGATACTTCTCCctattttgaatttatatgaTTTAAAGACTCATCACATCATGGAAAAAATAAATAcctaattatattataattatgtaATAACGAGAAAATTGAACAGATATTATCCACCATTTTATGTAACACACACTTTTCCCCACTTAAAAAGTAAACTAACAACCACCCTCAACCTCCCCAGTACGAATCtagatatatatagggtgtggttctaaagaaaactatattatttgtgagaacgtgagaatcaTTAAATCTAaggcatccactgtaaaaattaatgcattcgttgttaaaattaatgcactcaaaaaaataaaaaaattactccattcaggattcgaacccaggatctgcattcatccaacaagatgatacattcaccgtagatcttgatgatcgaatgactgaaaatgattcttcgttcttcttttatttagtggttctttcatgaacctctccctatatatatatacaggacTCAAATGTTTTAAAGAATACTTTCAAAATTCaagagcttaatcgattctatacaatttttaaaatttatatttatatttaaaatattgattattctcttttaaaaataaattatttcattcaaaataataaatatattaatcatattttataacaaacaaaattaattagagattttaATACCATTATTATTCATTTTaatagataaatataagttatacctactaataatttatatttttcaagttgaATCACTTAATGAACTTGTTCATGAGTTAATGAGTCGAATACTATCAAGCTCAAATTTAGTTTGTTTAGTTATCGAACTTCTCTAAACGAATTTGTCTATACTTTTTTCGAGCGGAGCTCTAAATAACTTgtgagcggcttggtttgtttacattcctatatatagggagaagtttaaatgctactccctccgtccacgaaaaagagtcctgattcccctcttttttttgtccatgaaaaagagtcctgTTTCACTATTTTGACCAATTTACCCTTATGTTGCATCACAATTCCCTTTAATTGCCATTGTTGGGCCCACCACAAGTCTAATTTAAACTCCTTTAATTATAAAGTCATACCTAATTAAACACTCTTAATTAACCTCTAAAAATGTGTCAAATTAAAACCAACCCCCCCCAATATTAATGGAGCCTGAACGAAAATTAAATCATCCCACCCCCCAATATTGTATTCTGCCACTTATGTTAAAAATCCATTCACCTTCAAACCCTAAGTTCATCAGCGCCGCATCATTTCT harbors:
- the LOC131013600 gene encoding uncharacterized protein ycf23-like, producing MSSSIFTPASKTVLKKNQNPVVQIGSPLQRRASCKLRRASSATALLSTTKETILKDFHQRRALKIISGLQNFDRDNVAAVVTAADKGGATHVDIACDVDLVRLATRLTALPVCVSSVDPSAFPAAVEAGALMVEIGNYDSFYEMGAFFSAEQILNLTKETKRLLPWVVLSVTVPHTLSLPDQVRLAEQLEVEGADIIQTEGGKCSTPSKAGVLGLIQKATPTLAAAYSISRAVRIPVMSASGLTSVTAPMAIAAGASGVGVGSAINKLNDVVAMIAEVKSIAESLDGDLSRREGHVFDASSFEALSTNKF